TATTCTTGCGGCCATCGTTTATTATGTATTAAATCCGGTAGTTGATTTTTTTGAAAGAAAAGGCATTCGAAGAATATACACGATCCTGGCCCTGTTTATAGTGATTATTGGTTTGCTGACAATCTTGATTGTGTCGGTTATCCCGTTTCTTAAGGAACAGGTGCTGAGCCTGATCAAGAGCTTCCCGCAATATACAAGCGATGTGGAGCAGCTGGTCAGAGATGTTGTCGGAAGCGACTTTGTGAATCAGGCGCAAAAGACACTGAATATTAACGTCGCAGATCTCTCAAAACAAATTTCGGATCAGGCATCAACCATTATAAATAATATGTTTGCTGGAATTGGAAATATCGTAGGGATAGTAAAGGATTTTATCCTTGCGATTGTCACGCTTCCGTTCATTTTGTTTTATCTTTTAAAAGACGGCAAAAAGCTTGGGCCTTATGTTCTTAAGTTCATGCCCGTTTCTTTCCGCAGTTCAACGTATAATGTAATGCATGAAATGAATAATCAAATCAGCTCCTATATTAGGGGACAGATCATTGTCAGCTTTTGCATTGGTGCGTTAATGTACATAGGCTTTCTGATTATTGGCATGGAGTATGCATCACTTCTTGCCCTTATTGCAGCCTTTACAAGTGTTGTTCCGTATTTAGGACCGGCAATCGCAATTACACCTGCATTCATTATCGCGCTAGTCACATCACCGTTTATGGTGCTGAAATTGATTATTGTGTGGACGATTGTCCAATTAGTTGAAGGGAAATTCATTTCCCCTCAGATCATGGGACGGAATCTTCATATCCACCCGATCACCATTATTTTCGTGATCCTGACTGCGGGGAACTTATTTGGAGTAGTCGGCATTATCCTGGCTGTGCCGGGCTATGCGGTATTAAAAGTGATTGTGACTCATCTGTTTGAATGGATGAAGATCCGGAGTAATATGTATGAACAAAGAGACCAGATCAACAGTAAAAATAAATAGCAAAAATAAAAAGTGCTGAAGAATCGTTCTTCAGCACTTTTATTGTTTATTTTTTAAGGTCTTCAATTGACTCAATAGGCATGTATTCCGGAACGGTTAAACCTAATTTCGTTCCTTCAAGATTTGGCCCAAGATCGACAATTTGATCTTTATATTCATTAATATAGTCCTGATGTGTTGTTGGGAGCCATGCAGCTACTAACGCGTCTGCACTGCCATTGGCAACACCCGTGAACATTGGTCCTGCCTCTACTTGTTTTAAAGTGACATCATAGCCCTGCTTCTTTAATGCAGCACCAATGACATTCGTACTTGCGATTTCTGATTCCCAAGAAACGTAGACAAGGCTTACTTTTTCACCATTGCCTTTTTGAGCGCCATCTGCCCATTCTTTCACTTTGTCAGGATGGCCGTTAATCCATTTTTCAGCAGCTTCCTCGGGTTTCATGCCTTCCTGGATATCTCCCATCACTTCTTCCATATCTTTTGGTTCCCAGGAGAATTGATCAAGGATTTTATAAGCACCGGGATTTTCTTCTTCTAAGCCTTTTCTGACTATGGTGTGAATGGATTCACCTTTACCGAACGAGCCTTTAGGATCCTCTAAATATTTCAGCTTATACTTTGTAAACATCCAGTGAGGTGTCCATCCAGTGATAATGATAGGTTCTTTTTGTTCATAGGCTTTTTGTAATTCAGCGGTCATGGCTGCTGAAGAGCCTTCTATTAATGTCCAATCTCCCTCTAAGCCGTAATCCTTCATTGCTTTTTCTGTGGATTTCATAAGTCCGGCTCCGGGATCAATTCCTGTAATTTTGTAATCGACCTGTTCGCCTACTTTACTCGGAGAAGCCTTTTCAGCCTGGCCTCCGCCAAAAGATACGGCAATAAAAGCACCAATTACCAATAAAGAAAAAATACTATACGCAAATCTCTTAGGTATAACTTGATGATAGGCAGGCTTACGCAGGTTTTGTGAAATCCGGTCTAATATGATTGCAATAATAACAATGGCTAAACCAGCTACAAATCCTCCTCCAACTTGAACCTGTGTTACAGCACGGTAAACTTCTGCCCCTAATCCTGGCGCCCCTACCAATGACGCAATAACTACCATGGATAATGCAAGCATGATACTCTGATTAACTCCAGCTAAAATGGTAGGCGCTGCAAGCGGCAGCTGCAGGGTAAAGAGTCTTTGAGAAGTCGTTGAACCAAATGCATTCGAAGCCTCGATCAAATCCTTAGGAACTTCACGTATCCCTAAGTTCGTCAGTCTGATTGTAGGAGGTACAGCAAATATGACAGATGCTATAATTCCTGGTACAACCCCGATTCCAAAAAACAGAATGGCTGGAATAAGATAAACAAATCCAGGCATTGTCTGCATGAAATCTAAAATTGGGGTGACAATCTGTCTTACTTTATCACTTTGCGATGCCCATATTCCAATCGGAATCCCAATAAGGATAGTGATGACAACAGATGAAAGCACTAAGGCCAATGTGTTGACTGTTGCATCCCACAGTCCAAGATTCTCAATTAAAAGCAGACCGATCAGTGTAAAAAGACCAATAGACCAGCGGCTTGTGTAAAAAGCTAGCAGCGTAATCAAAATAATAAGGAGTAAAGGAGGGCCAAGCTCTAAAACTTTTACCAGTCTATCTATAAAGCCTTCGGTGAAGGCAGATATGCCGCTGAAAAAGCCTTGAAAATTAGTTATGATCCATCCTACAGCAGTATCTACCCAATCAGCGAGGGGGATTTGCGGGAGTCCCATTTAATCTGCCTCCTTCATGTTCAGATCATCTTTGTTTCCTGCAAGTGCTCCAATAACAGCACCGCGTATAATAACACCTTTTAAGCGATTTTCCTGATCAACTACTGCAACCGGGAGGGCAGAATTCGATAGTGCTTCGATAACGTCAGTAAGCAATGTATCTTCTG
The window above is part of the Metabacillus dongyingensis genome. Proteins encoded here:
- a CDS encoding AI-2E family transporter, whose translation is MKQVNPRVGTFKRFILNNRFVLFLLILLLIGLNILVFMKVSFIFTPIEVLIKTILLPIILAAIVYYVLNPVVDFFERKGIRRIYTILALFIVIIGLLTILIVSVIPFLKEQVLSLIKSFPQYTSDVEQLVRDVVGSDFVNQAQKTLNINVADLSKQISDQASTIINNMFAGIGNIVGIVKDFILAIVTLPFILFYLLKDGKKLGPYVLKFMPVSFRSSTYNVMHEMNNQISSYIRGQIIVSFCIGALMYIGFLIIGMEYASLLALIAAFTSVVPYLGPAIAITPAFIIALVTSPFMVLKLIIVWTIVQLVEGKFISPQIMGRNLHIHPITIIFVILTAGNLFGVVGIILAVPGYAVLKVIVTHLFEWMKIRSNMYEQRDQINSKNK
- a CDS encoding glycine betaine ABC transporter substrate-binding protein, whose protein sequence is MGLPQIPLADWVDTAVGWIITNFQGFFSGISAFTEGFIDRLVKVLELGPPLLLIILITLLAFYTSRWSIGLFTLIGLLLIENLGLWDATVNTLALVLSSVVITILIGIPIGIWASQSDKVRQIVTPILDFMQTMPGFVYLIPAILFFGIGVVPGIIASVIFAVPPTIRLTNLGIREVPKDLIEASNAFGSTTSQRLFTLQLPLAAPTILAGVNQSIMLALSMVVIASLVGAPGLGAEVYRAVTQVQVGGGFVAGLAIVIIAIILDRISQNLRKPAYHQVIPKRFAYSIFSLLVIGAFIAVSFGGGQAEKASPSKVGEQVDYKITGIDPGAGLMKSTEKAMKDYGLEGDWTLIEGSSAAMTAELQKAYEQKEPIIITGWTPHWMFTKYKLKYLEDPKGSFGKGESIHTIVRKGLEEENPGAYKILDQFSWEPKDMEEVMGDIQEGMKPEEAAEKWINGHPDKVKEWADGAQKGNGEKVSLVYVSWESEIASTNVIGAALKKQGYDVTLKQVEAGPMFTGVANGSADALVAAWLPTTHQDYINEYKDQIVDLGPNLEGTKLGLTVPEYMPIESIEDLKK